In one candidate division Zixibacteria bacterium HGW-Zixibacteria-1 genomic region, the following are encoded:
- a CDS encoding peptidase U62 — translation MGGVTRREFIKTGAKGLALVSIPFIFKFNPLAAFAAVSPESASLSDYYNHFGVDETTIRKVMTAALERGGDYCDIYFDHTISNSMGLEDSAVNRAYSTIDYGVGIRVIEGEKTGYSFTEEITVEAMIKAARTAANIANESKNMPPVGLSEHQIPSYYPVKSLWEEVGIDKKIPYLQKVNEKILSRDSRIIKARVWLEDISKYILMATSEGRIVYDYQPMGELYVVCVAEQNGRKEDADYTISVRNGIEHFTDEAVDRLVNQAADLALRQFEAVKPEAGEMEVVLAAGSSGILLHEAIGHGMEADANRKGESIFSDKINKPVAEKFVSIVDSGTNMNMRGSINVDDEGNDTEETFLVENGILRSYLHDRISSKFYGVKPTGSGRRQSFRYSPIPRMRNTYMLPGPHTKEEIIGSVKKGIYTETFTNGEVRIGPGDFTFYVKSGYLIEDGKLTRPIKDINIIGNGPDVLTKVVMVGDDLEFTEGGWTCGKGGQGVPVSMGLPTVKVSSITVGGVSS, via the coding sequence ATGGGCGGAGTGACGCGTAGAGAATTCATCAAGACCGGAGCCAAGGGGCTGGCCCTGGTCAGCATCCCGTTTATTTTCAAATTCAATCCGCTGGCGGCCTTTGCGGCCGTATCACCCGAAAGCGCTTCACTGAGCGATTATTACAATCATTTTGGAGTCGATGAGACCACCATTCGAAAGGTAATGACGGCGGCGCTGGAGCGCGGCGGAGATTATTGCGATATTTATTTCGACCACACCATTTCCAATTCGATGGGCCTGGAGGACAGCGCCGTAAACCGGGCCTATTCCACTATCGATTACGGGGTCGGCATCAGGGTGATAGAAGGCGAAAAGACGGGATATTCATTTACCGAGGAAATTACCGTCGAAGCTATGATCAAAGCGGCGCGGACGGCAGCCAACATCGCCAATGAAAGCAAAAATATGCCCCCGGTCGGCCTCAGTGAACATCAAATCCCGAGCTATTACCCGGTTAAATCATTATGGGAAGAAGTCGGAATCGATAAAAAAATACCCTATCTTCAAAAGGTCAATGAGAAGATATTATCCAGGGACAGCCGCATAATCAAGGCTAGGGTCTGGCTCGAGGATATCTCAAAATATATTCTTATGGCCACCTCCGAGGGCCGGATAGTTTATGATTATCAGCCAATGGGTGAGCTTTATGTCGTCTGCGTGGCCGAACAGAATGGACGAAAAGAAGACGCCGATTACACCATCAGCGTCAGGAATGGAATAGAGCATTTTACCGATGAGGCGGTTGACCGGCTGGTCAATCAGGCGGCCGATCTGGCGCTCAGGCAGTTCGAAGCGGTCAAGCCCGAGGCCGGGGAGATGGAAGTCGTTCTGGCCGCCGGCAGTTCCGGAATTTTGCTGCATGAGGCCATCGGCCACGGCATGGAAGCCGATGCCAATCGAAAGGGAGAATCCATTTTCTCGGATAAGATTAACAAACCGGTCGCCGAGAAATTTGTGTCGATTGTCGATAGCGGTACCAACATGAATATGCGCGGTTCGATAAATGTCGATGATGAAGGCAATGACACGGAAGAAACCTTTCTTGTCGAAAACGGCATACTAAGAAGCTATCTGCATGACCGGATAAGTTCCAAATTTTACGGTGTCAAACCGACCGGCAGCGGGCGCCGGCAGTCATTCCGTTATTCGCCCATACCCAGGATGAGAAATACTTACATGCTGCCCGGCCCTCACACCAAAGAGGAAATCATCGGCAGCGTCAAGAAGGGCATCTATACCGAAACATTTACCAATGGCGAAGTCAGAATCGGCCCCGGTGATTTTACATTTTATGTCAAATCCGGTTATTTGATAGAAGATGGCAAACTGACCCGGCCCATCAAGGACATTAATATAATTGGAAATGGCCCCGATGTATTGACAAAAGTCGTTATGGTAGGCGACGATCTCGAGTTCACCGAAGGCGGCTGGACGTGTGGCAAGGGGGGACAGGGGGTTCCGGTCTCTATGGGTCTGCCGACCGTAAAGGTGTCGTCAATAACCGTCGGGGGCGTCAGTTCCTGA
- a CDS encoding TldD/PmbA family protein, with translation MNKKERLELAHWAIDRAKKAGANDAAVDIAYSRDIEVSYRDHELEELKESTQNSLNLEIYAAGRYSSSTTNDMRKTELERFIDGSVAMTKLLGEDPSRGLPDPKYYQGQQEIDLKIYDSAYDNITSSDRVEMARRIDESVGGLADNLITSTSQYADTYSEFIKVNSNGFEGFSRETAFSGGLEVTLQDENGGRPSDWDWATVRFIKDIPGPGELSKKAVERAGQKLGQKKMESGLYDMVVENRAASRLIGSLDYPMSGSALYRKNSFLEGKLGERIASEKTTITDDPFLISGLGSKLFDNEGMATRRRIIIDKGILKSYFISNYYGRKLAMEPTISGRTNSIIELGDKSLAELIKDVQKGIFVTSFIGGNSNSTTGDYSMGIIGMYIEDGKIIRPVNEMNISGNLLDLFQQLDATGNDAYPYSSIRRPSLYFKDIQFSGL, from the coding sequence ATGAATAAAAAAGAAAGACTTGAACTGGCACATTGGGCGATCGACCGGGCCAAAAAGGCCGGGGCCAATGATGCCGCCGTGGATATTGCATATTCCAGAGATATCGAGGTCAGCTACCGCGACCATGAGCTGGAGGAATTGAAAGAATCGACTCAGAATTCATTGAATCTTGAAATTTATGCCGCCGGCCGCTATTCCAGCAGTACCACCAATGACATGCGCAAAACCGAACTGGAACGATTTATCGATGGTTCCGTGGCTATGACAAAACTGCTGGGTGAGGACCCGTCTCGCGGCTTGCCCGACCCCAAATATTATCAGGGGCAGCAGGAAATCGATCTGAAAATATATGATTCCGCATATGATAATATTACCTCGAGCGACCGGGTGGAAATGGCCCGAAGGATCGACGAGTCGGTAGGCGGCCTGGCCGACAATTTGATTACCTCCACCAGCCAGTATGCCGATACCTATTCGGAATTTATCAAAGTCAATAGCAATGGCTTTGAGGGATTCAGCCGGGAAACCGCTTTCTCGGGGGGATTAGAGGTAACCCTTCAGGATGAAAACGGGGGGCGCCCGAGTGACTGGGATTGGGCAACAGTTCGGTTCATAAAGGACATTCCGGGACCCGGAGAATTGTCGAAAAAGGCGGTCGAACGCGCTGGGCAAAAATTAGGGCAGAAAAAAATGGAGTCCGGCTTATATGATATGGTTGTCGAAAATCGCGCCGCCAGCCGACTGATAGGATCCCTCGACTACCCGATGTCCGGCAGTGCTCTCTATAGGAAAAACTCATTTCTCGAAGGCAAGCTGGGGGAGAGGATTGCTTCCGAAAAAACAACCATTACCGATGATCCTTTTCTGATTTCGGGCCTTGGTTCAAAGTTATTTGACAATGAAGGCATGGCCACCAGGCGCCGGATCATAATAGATAAAGGAATTCTAAAATCCTATTTTATCAGCAATTATTACGGTCGGAAGCTGGCCATGGAACCAACCATCTCCGGTCGCACCAATTCCATTATTGAATTGGGCGATAAATCTCTGGCTGAGCTGATAAAGGATGTTCAAAAGGGTATTTTTGTAACCTCATTCATCGGCGGCAACTCCAACTCCACCACCGGCGATTATTCGATGGGTATTATCGGTATGTACATCGAAGACGGAAAGATTATCCGGCCGGTCAATGAGATGAATATTTCCGGGAATCTTCTGGATCTCTTTCAGCAATTGGATGCAACCGGAAACGACGCCTACCCGTATTCTTCGATCAGGCGCCCGAGTCTTTATTTCAAGGACATTCAATTCAGCGGATTATAA